Within Cucumis melo cultivar AY chromosome 4, USDA_Cmelo_AY_1.0, whole genome shotgun sequence, the genomic segment CATCTATTACACCTAGTCAAGTTGTACTAAAACAAGCCCATCTACACATACTAGAAAACATTGAAGAAGTTCATCCATACAGAGAGTACGATTCATTACTGTTGACAagttattttacttttatatacattcttttaaataaatgatACTCACTACTTCCAACTCGATTGGCCTTACATAGACGACATATGGAAATCTTGAAATCTTCCAACCCACGAAGGGCAAGAAATGAGAAATGGTTGCGAGATGAGCACAATAGATCATTTCCTAACTGGATACGAGATGAGGTATGTTGTTTAAATGTACTTTCATGTTATTGACACATAATAGAAAGTACGAACAACTGTGACTAATTATGATCGCCATAATAGGTCATGCATGAAATCCAGGAAGGTCAAGTCGTGAGCACGACAATCAGATGGATTGCACATGGCCCACATCCCGTTGTGATGATATATGAGGGATATAAAGTCAATGGAATTTGCTACAACACAAAGCACCGTGATGACACTAGAACGGTTCAAAATAGTGGGGTTATGTTCGTTGCATCAACAATGCATGTGGCTAGTGCCAAAGACAAAAACCCGATAATTGCTGACATGTCCTTCTATGGTGTGATTCAAGGAATATGGGAAGTCAGTTACAACACTTTTGGGGTCACACTGTTTAGATGTGACTGGGTCGATACGAAGAATGGAGTACGAGTAGACGATCTTGGATTCACACTAGTTGACCTCAATCGTATAGGACACTATTCAGATTCATTCATATTAGCATCACAAGCAAGACAAGTGTTCTATGTTAAAGATCCCAGTGATGATAGATGGTCCGTCGTTGTGAAGCCACAAGAAAAAGATTTTGTTGATAATTGTTACAACGACGAGCTAGGCGATACATCCCTCCATTGTCCGGCAATTTTAGAATGTCCAGCAGACATAACTAGAGAAGATGAAGAGATCCCATATATCAGGGTCGACTGTGAAGGCACTTGGGTAAACACATAAACATTTGGTAATATAATGTTTCTCCAAAGTTTCCCATCATTCATTCTAGTCATTGAAAAACATTCATTTTAAGcctaataaataatattattgtttctttctttgcagGACACTTTTAATTCCAATCTGGAAGATCTACTTGTAGTATTCAATAGTCCACTTGGCAGTTCTTAGCTTTGTTTTTTAGTATTTCCATTGAGCGATTAGTGATACTTGTAAACATTTTCTTTTACGTCTTGTAACAAACTTATCAAATCTTCATGTATGTTGATCTATATGTTATGTCAACTTTCTGATGGATCTCACTAATGGattattgtttttcattttcatttcgcCTAAATAATTGATATGTTGATGAATAGTGTATTATATTGAAAAATATGTGTCATTTCATGCAGGTGGACCATCACTTACCAAACAATGACACTTGGAAAACAAGCTAGATTAGAAGCTGGTTGCTCGAGCGTACCGAGTACCGAGGGAGTCATTAATAAAGGTAAAGGTACACGTGGACCTACGGGAATGTCTGAGATCACACGGGTTAGTTGTGATGGACACAAGAGAGTGGTTGAATACAATGAGCCCGGTCAACCCATTGGTGAAAGTGCAACCAAGTTAAAGAGTTTCATTGGAACAATCGTGCGGGTTCATGTTCCGATCAGTTACCAATTCTGGAAGGATGTACCTACAGAgctcaaagataaaatttacgaACTAATTGAGGTAATTTTCTGACCTTTAGTTAGTAACGTTGTTCGCATTTTGTCACTAACGTTCATTATATAATGTAATGTAATAGGGTGGCTTCGTAGTAGACCCCAGATCCAAAAAGAGTATTTTACAAAATGCGAGTGTATGTTTTCGAAACTTCAAGTCATCGCTAACTACAAAGCATGTATTACCAT encodes:
- the LOC127148926 gene encoding uncharacterized protein LOC127148926; protein product: MHIEKNVLMNIIGTLLDIPGKSKDGLSARLDLVEMNIRPELAPVSDGSRTYIPAACYTLSREEKVSICRTLSDLKAPEGYSSNFRSLVSLENLTLSGLKSHDCHVLMQQLLPIAIRGVLPNNVRVAITRLCSFFNAICSKTLRISDLDKFQQDVVETLCLLEKYFPPSFFTIMVHLCVHLVREAKLCGPIYLRWMYPFERYMKVLKSYVCNRNRPEGSIAEAHICEEAVEFCSEFLSGLDPIGLGSFKSREEGRIERPLSAGSSITPSQVVLKQAHLHILENIEEVHPYRERHMEILKSSNPRRARNEKWLRDEHNRSFPNWIRDEVMHEIQEGQVVSTTIRWIAHGPHPVVMIYEGYKVNGICYNTKHRDDTRTVQNSGVMFVASTMHVASAKDKNPIIADMSFYGVIQGIWEVSYNTFGVTLFRCDWVDTKNGVRVDDLGFTLVDLNRIGHYSDSFILASQARQVFYVKDPSDDRWSVVVKPQEKDFVDNCYNDELGDTSLHCPAILECPADITREDEEIPYIRVDCEGTWDTFNSNLEDLLVVFNSPLGSS
- the LOC127148927 gene encoding uncharacterized protein LOC127148927; its protein translation is MTLGKQARLEAGCSSVPSTEGVINKGKGTRGPTGMSEITRVSCDGHKRVVEYNEPGQPIGESATKLKSFIGTIVRVHVPISYQFWKDVPTELKDKIYELIEGGFVVDPRSKKSILQNASVCFRNFKSSLTTKHVLPYKKDLEKLKDPPTEYSFIDREHWNIFVASRLTEQFEMVSNKGREWRKNNKYNHRMSRKGYANLTEEMKASTSNGELIDRALVWKKAH